The Anoplopoma fimbria isolate UVic2021 breed Golden Eagle Sablefish chromosome 9, Afim_UVic_2022, whole genome shotgun sequence genome contains the following window.
AACGCAACAAAAgggttttatatattattaacattacaAGTTTTGAGTACCTTACTTTTAACACTTAAGTTATTTTTACTGATTCTATTTTTACTAAcaatttgaatgcaggacttttacttctaTTACTTTACAGTGTGTGATTTTATGATCTCAATTTAACTAATCTGATCTGTAATGTGGTTAATGATCGTCAAAATCAGCTTAGACACTTTTAATTCAAAGTACTATCTTGATCAGATTAGTGCTGTGAGACATTTCAGTCCACCGCTGCTTCCTCTCTGATCTCTTTCTTCATGTGATGACATTACCACAGGGCGGCTGCAGGCTCGTTGCAGCGATGCTCCATTACTTCTTCTTGGGACTGTTTTCCTGGATGCTGTTGGAAGGGGTGCAGCTGTACCGCATGGTGGTCCTGGTGTTCAACGCCAACATTCGACCCCTCTACTTATTCCTCACTGGCTATGGGACACCCCTCCTTATCGTCATTATATCTGCCATCATTAGACCAGACGGATACGGCACTGACGAACAGTACGTGTGTTTTAATACTTAATGTGTGATAGCAATTACACATCTTATCTATCTCGTGACTTAAGATAAAACTCTGTCATGCACATGTGTTTCCTTCTTCTCATCTAGCTGCTGGCTGTCTCTGAAGGACGGCCTCATCTGGAGTTTCTTCGGTCCCGTGTGCTTCGTCATCATCTTCAACGTCTTCTTTTTCATCATCACCGTCTGGAAACTGTCCCAGAAGTTCACCAGCCTCAACCCAGACCTCTCCAATCTGCATAAAATtaagtcagtgtgtttgtttgtttgcgtgTAACagtgtctctctttgtgtgtgtctgctcttgctgttgtgtaaatgtgtgaagCCATGTTACCTAACCCAAACCACTGCGCAAAACTCTGGTCTCTAATGACATGCTGCTTGCAATTATATTGCTAGTTATTAATGGAAACAAGAAGGATACATCACCAAATACTACCAAGGAACCATCCAGAGTTGAAGTATTGTTCCTCTGTTAGGATTTTCCTTTCACATATTCTTATACATTCATCTCTTCCGTTCCACTGTTTAGGGATTTTCCAGACGTCACAGTTATAACTGAGTCTTCCAGGTGTCTGGGCTCATGTTAATCTTTCCCTTTCATTCTCTAACTGTTGCCTTTTCTCTGAACCCACCCTCCCCCATCCTCCTTCTTCCCTCTGCAGAGCCTTCACGGTGACAGCCATTGCCCAGATGTGCATACTGGGTCTGATGTGGGTGTTTGGGGCCTTCCTGTTTGACGAGCACTCCACAGTGGAAGCATACATCTTCACTATCCTCAACAGCCTGCAGGGGGCGCTGATCTTCATCATGCACTGCCTACTGTCTAAACAGGTAGGacccagcagctgtgtgtgtgtgtgtgtgtgtgtgtgtgtgtgtgtgtgtgtgtgtgtgtgtgtgtgtgtgtgtgtgtgtgtgtgtgtgtgtgtgtgtgtgtgtgtgtgtgtgtgtgtgtgtgtgtgtgtgtgtgtgtctctatgcaTGCAGGCAAGATATTAACACACTAGATGAAACTACAACAGAAAGAGACATCAATTGTAAGGGTTTTGAGCAGTGGATTTTGGTTCTGATGTTCTGCTGCCCTCTGCAGGTGAGAGATGAGTACGCCCATTTCCTCTCCTGTATCTGCACAGAACAGAAGAGGTACTCCGACCTCAGCACCACCAATCCCTCCAGCAGTCAGTCAAAAGTAAGTTTAAGGGGACCTCACTCACTATCTCAAAGACATGTACTAAACTTCTGTACTTTTGTACAATTTTGCGGTACCACTCtttaagtatttcatttttatactaCCTTACACTTCAACTCCACAACATCTCAGGTGGAGattttgaaattaattaattaatacccacccctttaagtatttcatttttatactaCCTTACACTTCAACTCCACAACATCTCAGGTGGAGATTTTGTACTTCTAATTCTTATTTGCTTATATTTGCTATATTTATGGTAGAaggttactttgcagattcatatttacatacaaaacacatgatcatctaataaaacataatgcatTGTTAGAAATTAAGCATTAACgctcaaatataataatatatatagcaatggcttttatgttgaattatgcatacatttgcaatgtatactttaagtacattttgttggTAATACTTATGAATGTTTACGTAAGTATACTTTTGAATGCCAGACAATTACTGGTTATGCAGTATTTTAACATTGtgatattgctacttttactttaataaaataatacttcttccatttcGGCAAACACATTACAGTACGTTGTCTAACATTGTTTCTGaactttgtttgtgttcattcagGTTTCCAAGAGTGGGCAGCACACCGGAGAATCCCAAAGATGAAACGCTCTGTCAGTTATTGTACCCCAAAGACAGACTTTAAAGCCTTTAACCTATCCGGGCTAAGTTAGCCGTGATTTTAGAGGTTTGGAAGACTCAAATTAAAttcagtcattattttattaccatGATGTCAATTGATACCATTACAGTTTTGTTGTACCACTATACCAACTGTTTAATGGTACCGCTAATCAGAGCCCCCAAGAGGTTACAAGTTAAATCTGAGGCGTTTATAAGACCAAATTCTATACAACCAAAAAACTCCACCAATAAGAGTAACATCGCCTGCCAATCAATTGCATTATGGGTCAGGGAGCCTGCTATGTACCTCTTAGTTTCACTTATTTTCCTCACTGCTGCAAATGGTGGATCAAGTTGTATTGATGATGActgaatttgtttatttactgtcaTTATTGTCACAGCAGGCAAGAAGTAGCCAACTACTAAAAGTGTTTATTCAGGAACTCTTTAAATGCAAGTGAAAGATATTTCAGTATCTAATCGGTTAATCAAAAACATatcataaacataatataaGCTGTATTGCCTTTCAAAGGATTAAAAGTGACACATGCATACGTAGACTATTTAATTTCAAGAGCAGTATGCAGTCTATAAAGTCTACATTATGTAGGCTACAAGAAAATATGAGTGATGCTCGTTAAGCTTAAAGCATGGGCAAACGGTTTGTGCTGTATTTTGTGTGAATGCTTTATGCAAAAATATAAGGTTGggtgtgctttaaaaaaaaaaaaaaatccatttactgtatttaaatgtcaaagaagCAACTGACTGATGATGAATATGTCCCATGAAGTGCCTATGAAGTTCCCTTCATGGTCCTGCAAATCCAACATATGCTAATGCAGGGCTGtatgtctggttttttttttaacaaaataagtgATTTTCATCACTTGTGGCTGTTTTTAGATAATCTTTTCTTGCAATTGATTTGCAGATTTGCAGCTCTTCCTTTAGTCACTGGTGTTTgttaagatatatatttttctttttgatacgAAAACAAATCAAGCCCCGAAATAGCTGCTTGGGAAATTCACAAAACAGACCCACCCAGCTGATAAGCCTGCAGCTTCCTGCAATCAAGCTGTGTTTATGGAATAAAATTCCattttgttgtcatgttttcttaTTACAGCTGTTAGCCAATGTCTCCACACATTGTTAGTGACTGTTAATTATCTTATCCCTGAAATGAGAACTTCAGCCGTTTTAATGAGGTCTAATGGGAGTTGTATGGACCTaggtttgtttatgttattgCACTTTTCAattgtaacaaaaataataatccagcACATCTTCACTCATATGGTGCAACAATCAATTTGAGAACCAGCCTCACTCACAGAACCTGAACAGTTTAGTAAAAAAGCTAtcagttatatatttttatattttctataaataGAGAGGCCTTTTGGAATACAAAATCAGTCTTTGTATGTGATTGGTTTTCTCCTGCaccttttgtttgtatttaaatgacTTCTCCCTTACTCATCTACGAGCCTGATTAAGAGAGTATGTGTTGGTTTAACAGTTAAACTGTTTTTGAGTTCTTATATGTGTGGCTGCACTCTCTTTGTGACCAGCgatatgttttattcatgcattgTATTTCTATGAGAAAAGGCTACGTGCATTATGCAGCATTTTGTGAATGTAAGAATCTTATTTTCTAGATCCAGGCCTTCTGAAGGTGTTCTGGTTTTAAGGTGTATGAActtatttttgtactttgttttgttgtatgtcattttggtactgttttctttaaagaataTCCACCACAATTTTTATTAAAGCTTCTATTTCATCTTAAAAAGGTGTAGAGTGGTTTATTAGCATTAGTCCCAAactgatagatagatagatagatagatagatagatagatagatagatagatagatagatagatagatagatagatagatagatagatagatagatagatagatagatagatagatagatttcaatttcaatggagtgaacaaaacaaattagtGACTCACACTGTTAACATTCAGAATAAAAGACTAACATTTTCCTTAGCAGTGAGACTTCTAAAAGTAGCAATGACTCACCCTCTTACTGTTGCATCAAAGACAGTACATGGAGTAGTGGTTAATGACCAAGAATGGTTCATAAAACTTGCTGACATGATGATTGTGAAACATTACAACCCTACAATATATCTGCCGGCGATGGTGACAGCACAGGCAATAATTCACTCAGGTATAGACTACTACAAATGAGACTGAGCAACTTTTAAATGAAGCACAGTTCATAAATATATCAAACTGACTCAGTAATGTCCATTAGACAGCAGGATCTCTGTAAAGTTTGCTGACattggtcataccagaccaagtcaGGTTGTAGCAGCAACCCCCCTAATGTAATAATGTGCTTAATCTTCCTTCAACAGATTGagggtacttgtactttttatattttatgctcCGTTATACTTCTACAGTTCAAGGGGAAATGTTGTATAACCTGACTAAACATGTAGCCTATAGTTAGATAAAATAGGATGAACTTCTAACAAATTGCAAACAAACTGCTCTCAAATTCTGCTTGTTTGTTATGATCTAATATTACTTCTGGCGCCATTCTACCGTGCTTTAAGAGTTGATGCactttgctgataatacttcacGTTTAGATGCCTTTTGTTTGACTTGTATTCCTCCATTGTATACATTAATCATTCATACTATGTCAGGAACAAttccatgtgcaataacccggtaCCTTTCTATTACCGTACATTTTTCAATTGTAAATCATATACTTAAACACATCCCATCCTCCTCATGTACATTAAACATCCTGTTACAACCTtcccatatttattcaagcagccttgcactctgcatcattgcacttttatcttcatttcattgtcgttgttttttgtgttttatgttcatatacagtaccagtcaaaagtttggacacaccttctcattcaatggtttttctttctttatttttatttttttctacattgtagattaatattgaagacatccaaactatgaaggaacacatatggaattatgtggtaaacaaacaaatgctcaacaaaccagaatatgttttatattttacattcttcaaagtagttaaatgagaaggtgtgtccaaacttttgactggtactgtacatatatatatatatatatatatatatacctttgCAAATGTTGATCCTTTATTCTTCTTGgatttccttgttttttgtttttgtttctgtgtactAGTGAGCGGAAGAAACACATTCCCTGTATGCATACATatccaataaagctgattctgatcgCACAGTTGTTTCGCTATCatttttccttcattaaatGTATTCCCCGCGGCCATTTACGACATGTGTCATTCTGACAGTTACTACTGAAATGAccaatatagttttttttttcttacgaAATCAGACATCCATGAATTAACAAGTCTGACTCTACATGTCGTTCTCCTGGGGGTGGATGAATCACTGCGCATGGAGCGGTGCTGCAGTGACGCAGGAGGCTATGAGTTAAATATTGCGCTGCTTTCAGATCCAGTACGTGCTGTAGACTACTTCTGACAGCTCGTCTAAGCTGCAGTGGCTCCACTAAAAAAAGTTACTGATACATCTTTGGACTTGTCTAGGAGCGCTTTGCTGCTGTTGActcctttctttatttcttagtGGAGCAGGATTGGATCTATGAGGTAAGCCTCATCTCACCAAACCACAGTTCAATgtattgtgaatgtttttgtgcatgaagTCACTGTTTTCAATTGCCCACAGATAGTACCATGCATCTGATGAGTGCTGTGACAGGTTGCCTCGCTGTGTTTGGGGCTGTCAGACTGCTCTCCCTCCCCTGGCTCTGCAGCCTGTTGGCAGGGCTGGGGCTCTTCATGGTCTGGAGGGGTTCCTGGAAGTTCCTGCATGTCGCTCTACGAACCATCAAAAGAGACTTAATGTAAgtgattttttgttgttgttgtgaaagTGCATGATCCAGTCCTATTTCAAACTTTCTTTCATTAACCCCTGTTCAACTCTTCTCTATCTAAAAGGTGTCTGGTTGTAATCCTGCGGGTGAGGTTTTCCATGAGCCGTAATCTGCGGAATAGAAGCACTATCCCTGCCCTGTTTGCCCAGACGGTGACACTGCACCCAGACAAACCTGCTTTGATCTATGAGGCTACAGGAGAGGTGGGGACTCATCGAGGATTACAAATGAACGTGGTTTGACTGAGATGGATAGACTTGCTACATTTCATTCTTCATTTTATTCCAGGTTTGGAGTTTCAGGGAGCTGCAGGAGCGGTGCCATGCTGTGGCTCACTGGGCGCTGGGACAGGGGTGGGCCGAGGGAGACGTGGTGGCCCTGTACATGGAGAGCCATCCCATGGTGGTTGCTCTGTGGTTGGGTCTGGCTATGGTCGGCGTAGAGGCTGCACACATAAACCACAACCTCCGTCAGCAATCGCTTCTGCACTGTGTCAGCGTGTCTGGTGCTCGGGCAATGGTGTTCGGGGCAGAGCTGAGAGAGGGTAGGAACATGTGGATACAGTAAGGCAGATGGAGGTTATTGGGTACGCAGAAGGCGGTTTACAGTCACATCTGTAACACATGACTTTTGATTGTCTCCCAGTGGTGGCAGAGGTGACTGAGTCTCTGCAGCCCCACATGGTTTTGTTCATCAGAGGAGAGCTGGATGGTgaggagaagctctgcagcCTTCAGGTCCAGAACCTGGACGCCCTGCTGGACCGCTCGCCCAAACACCCACCGCAGTACACACTCAGGAAGGACTTTAACGGTAAGGCTCTGGGGTTGCAGGTGTGACTGTGTTGTCACATAATGTTCTCATATTAGATTAAATCAGTTTTGATTGCAACATCATCTTCTCCTTAGCAAGTCTTTGCCTGCTAGGGTGAACGGCTCGCAGACAGATTTCAGGTCCTCTTTGATCCACTCGATGGAACATgcacatgagcacacacacaactgataAACAAATCATCAACTCATTTCCAAGAAACACTGAATATCATCCAACGTCTAAGTGCATCTTGAAacattgtttactttttatttggTATAATACATTTCTATCTAAATTTCCCTTTTGAAGTGATATATTAGGTAATATATATCTGTGCCTTGACTTTCCTCTTATTGATTTGCTTATtatctgaattttttttacctttgctTTCTCATGACATTCCTAAGGTTATACTCTTTGCTCAAGTCTTTGCTTGCAGGCTGTCAAGTttacagagagaaaatggaaggagagacagaaacaagttCAGGAATGAAGGGGAGAGTCTGGGTGCATACCACACACGCAACACTatggcaaacaaacacaacacaaagcatgatgggaagaaagaaatatttaactttCCCTGTTAAAATCCAGCTCCATGGGCGCCCAAGTTGAAATCTGACCCGTCCCTTCTGTCTCCCGCTCTGTCCAGTCTATCTGATGAGGGCCAAAAGGCCAAAAAATAATCTAAAGCTTCTTTAAAGTAagtcttctcttctctctctctctctctctctctctctctctctctctctgcattcaGACAGACTTTTCTACATCTACACTTCTGGTACAACAGGCATGCCCAAGGCAGCAGTGGTGGTGCAGAGTCGGTGAGTTTGTCTGTGATCTCATCTGATGCAATGTAACTAATTTTGAAAGCAAATTTTGACATGACACTTTCAGTAGCAAGTTAAAGCAAACAGTGCTTTACAATTGTGCCCAAATTGCATCAAATCTCATGATTTGCCCACACACATCTGACTATTTTTTATATGTCTCATTTCTCATTGTCCTGTAAGTAGCTCTTATTGCAGTTATACGTGCTATAATTCAAATCAGGGCCATAAGGATTTCTGGTCAGTGTCGTTTGATGAGGTCTGGTGATGATGGATGTCATTCAGTTTACTCCATCTTTCTTTACAGTTATTATCGCATCGCTGCCTTTGGTTTCCACTCCTTTGGTTTGTGTCACAGTGACGTCATCTACAGCTGTCTGCCCCTGTATCACTCTGCAGGTAGGCATCACTCGATCTACTCTCTCTCAGCCATGATCTGTTTTTCCTGTTGCTCCCCATATGTAATCGTTGTGTCTCttaaaaatgcataatttaaaaaaaaaaaaattgtcatagaGGTTGAAGACCCTACAAAAAGAATCCCAGGTTTTCTTGTATTATACTATCAAAACATAACACCATACAGATTCCACCATGATGCTACTATGATGATCATAATCAAACTTAATAACTTTACAAAAGCATCTCAGAAAATGTGATACGATTGCTGTCGTTATGACAATGAATTAAACCGTCATCCCACTCTTCATCAGTAACTCGCCATCGTACTGGTGCTGTACTGGTGTATCTGTGTACCGGGATTCTCCAATAAATTCcaactgtttctctctgaaTGAACCGTAACAGTACAACGGTTCTTCTGTGCTTGTCTGTCTTTATGCCCCTGGTGTTTAATATCATTGAATCGCAATAACCCTGGCTTATTGTGGTGTCTTCTGCTGTAACATCTGGCTGGTGTTCTTAAAATTGTCTAACCAGAATATTTTAAGcttaatgtaaacaaataagcATTATTATTGTGCCTTTCTgtatgtatacagtatgtgtttattcatgtgaaaatgtgaattaCCAGGTACCATCATGGGAGTTGGCCAGTGTTTGCTCTTTGGTTTGACTGTTGTAGTCAGAAGGAAGTTCTCAGCCAGTCGCTTCTGGGATGACTGTGTCAAACACAACTGCACTGTGAGTTCACACCGCCACGTCATTCAGTTAACAACAAGGAGTATCAAGCTACAGGCCGGTCGCCCAACTGGTTCCCTTGTACCAAAACTGATTGTTCTCCTTTTTTATCAAGGTAATTCAATACATAGGTGAGATTTGTCGTTACCTGTTGGCCCAGCCGGTCCGTTCATCCGAGGCACACCACCGGGTCCGTGTTGCCATTGGCAACGGCCTCCGTCATTCTGTGTGGGAAGAGTTTGTCCAGAGATTTAGAATCCCAAAAGTCGGGGAATTTTATGGCGCCACAGAGTGCAACTGCAGCCTGCTCAACATAGATGGAAAGGTGTGTGTTGGCTTAAATAACTTTGAGGTAAAGTAGAGTGTTTTCCAAACTGCTTCCGTCTCACGTTCTTGTCCTACATTTCCAGGTGGGAGCGTGTGGCTTCAGCAGTCGCATCCTGCCCAGCTTTTACCCCATCAGACTGGTCAAGGTGAAGAAGGAGAATGGAGAGTTGCTTAGGGATTCACAAGGCCTCTGTGTTCCCTGTCTGCctggtgagacacacacacacacacacacacacacacacacacacacacacacacacacacacacacacacacacacacacacacacacacacacacacacacacacacacacacacacacacacacacacacatgcacagtcacAACTggatgaaaatatttgaaactgTTGTCCCCCTGTCCCTCTCGGTCTCTGCAGGTGAGCCGGGCATGTTGGTAGGGCGCATCAACCACACTGATCCACTCAGGAGATATGACGGCTACGCTGATAAGGATTCCACAAATCAGAAAATAGCTCACAATGTCTTCAATGTGGGGGACTCTGTGTACGTCTCAGGTATGTCTCACTGTGTTTCTCTAGAGCACAGTCAGAATAATAATGATCGACCGTCTGGGTTCATacaggtttcctcccacagtctgaaaacacacaatatgaGGCAGCCAGACTGGagactttaaatatataaatgtgaatTGTTAGTTAGTGATTCACTGTCTGTGATGACTGACTGGGAACCTGTCCATTGTGTTTCCCAACGTCCACCTGCAGGGAGGAATTCCATCTCCCTATGTGTGataacagacaaacaacaaattATGATAAATAGAGACACTACACTTTATTTAACCTTGTAAATGAACTGGCTACCTCATAGACAGAAAGACACAGGACAGCAatagacacaaacactcacagatACACTGAGGGCGTTACACAGTGTGGACATAGGAGACATTACGTTTCACCTCAGTTACAAGTACTCATCATTAGAAAAAGTTATTAATGTCCATTATTGCCACAGTGAAGCACACAGTTAATCATAGTCATATCAGATCAAAGCCAAAACTGTTCTGGTGAGTCATCGTCACTACAGACTCTacttttgtctttgtcctctACTCTGTGATCGCCTCaagggatgatgatgatgatgattgttttatttctgcctctgtctgtctgtctcactgtctgtctctgtctctcaggtgaCATGCTGGTGATGGATGAATATGGCTACATTTATTTCAGGGACCGTAGCGGCGACACATTTCGTTGGCGGGGGGAAAACGTTTCCACCACGGAGGTGGAGGGAGTTCTCAGCCGCCTGCTGGGCAACACAGTCGTAGCCGTCTATGGAGCTTCAGTGCCAGGTAGAGATGAGACAACGCAGTCAGGACGGGTCGCTGCATGAATGAACGACAAAAAAAGGCGGTGCTTAATGTGTGGTTACAGTTCATtgcctcacctgtctgtctgtctgtgtgcaggtgtgGAGGGGAAGGCTGGTATGGCAGCAATAGCTCACGCAGGAGGCCAGTTTGACCTCGATGCGTTCTTCATCGCTGTACAGAAAGCCCTGCCTTCCTACGCACGCCCCGTCTTCCTGCGACTCATGCCATCTGTTGACACTACAGGTGAGACGGTGATGCGAggacatgcaaacacacacacatacacaaagtcAAACGTGAACTTAAGTTTCCACTTTTGTCCTCAGGCACCTTTAAAATCCAGAAGACACGTCTGCAGAAGGAAGGATACAAGCCACAAGACTCCAGtgaaaagatttattttctgaacaGTCGTGCTGGGCGTTACGAGGCTGTTACTGATGAACTATATAATGCCATCATGGAGGGGAAAGTGTGTCTGTGAGACAAGAGGAGGCTGAGAAGAAACGGatagtgtgtatatattcaAAAGGAGAACACAGGCATTTATTTCCAGGGACAAATAGATCTCTAAATACTGATGTGGAAAATGATTGTagcactgttgttttttcttgcatcaaataaactcatttatttttttaaacgaaATTGAATGCACATTTTCATGTGTTGCATTGGAAAAGAAGACaatatgtcaataaataaaaacaaacagaacaaaacaggaTAAATGGAGCTAAAACTCCACTTTcaaatttaaagtaaaactcACGTTATTAGCCTCTGTTGTTTGGATGTAATACAATTTCAGAGGATTTAAATACTGATGagcacacaacaaaaaaatatatatattcatcacactcattaaaaacagaaaacaagactTGCAGTTTACATCTAGTGTATACCAACGCTGTGCTGAGCGGTGCATTgcgctaaatgctaacatgctcacatgcTCCCACTCAGCATACTGGaggttgcccaggtgtttggccaCATCTATTAGAGGTCTGCACCCCTTCTGAGGCTCCCTGTGACCCATCCATGCACTGCAGTAAAGAcatagtttaatttaatttgcatgtatatgtgcttgtgtgtggaAAAATACCCAGAACTATTACATACGTATTCATCCTGTCCTCGtggttctgtaaaaaaaaaaaaaccagtgtGTGTGGTTACTATTTTAAGTGGAAACACCTGAACCCATTCATTGACTCATAATGTAACATTTGATCGATTGTTACCTCTAAATATCCCACCCCGTCTCCTCCTTCATCCAGCTCCTCCTCAACCAATTgcatcctctcttcttctcctcctgctcctccctgAGCGCGAGCAGCCtggcctcttcctcctctctcaaaAACTGGTGAAGACTCTCAAATTCCTTTTTCATGTGCTCCTCTGTGAGTTTGGCCTCAACCTATGGAGGATAGGAAAAGCAGAGGACATGtgaggaaagaagagagaacTGATCATAAAGTTAGAAATGCATCTGAACttctttaaatgtatgtttttgttgcagttcAACCTGGTTATGATTG
Protein-coding sequences here:
- the LOC129096048 gene encoding long-chain fatty acid transport protein 1-like; this encodes MHLMSAVTGCLAVFGAVRLLSLPWLCSLLAGLGLFMVWRGSWKFLHVALRTIKRDLMCLVVILRVRFSMSRNLRNRSTIPALFAQTVTLHPDKPALIYEATGEVWSFRELQERCHAVAHWALGQGWAEGDVVALYMESHPMVVALWLGLAMVGVEAAHINHNLRQQSLLHCVSVSGARAMVFGAELREVVAEVTESLQPHMVLFIRGELDGEEKLCSLQVQNLDALLDRSPKHPPQYTLRKDFNDRLFYIYTSGTTGMPKAAVVVQSRYYRIAAFGFHSFGLCHSDVIYSCLPLYHSAGTIMGVGQCLLFGLTVVVRRKFSASRFWDDCVKHNCTVIQYIGEICRYLLAQPVRSSEAHHRVRVAIGNGLRHSVWEEFVQRFRIPKVGEFYGATECNCSLLNIDGKVGACGFSSRILPSFYPIRLVKVKKENGELLRDSQGLCVPCLPGEPGMLVGRINHTDPLRRYDGYADKDSTNQKIAHNVFNVGDSVYVSGDMLVMDEYGYIYFRDRSGDTFRWRGENVSTTEVEGVLSRLLGNTVVAVYGASVPGVEGKAGMAAIAHAGGQFDLDAFFIAVQKALPSYARPVFLRLMPSVDTTGTFKIQKTRLQKEGYKPQDSSEKIYFLNSRAGRYEAVTDELYNAIMEGKVCL